One region of Hymenobacter sediminicola genomic DNA includes:
- a CDS encoding TIGR03915 family putative DNA repair protein: MSHSLSPLNRPCNTAVSSAAGRRSGAPQLTNPALDYSYDGSFEGMLTVLFQIYDRKAAPNTIQPVGAVQGGLFVMPVEIDTDETAAARVWEGLLRYMDAEARTRLFHTFLSEQPDRELLIFRYADLAMRAGRDISENYADDNVRRVQRLAQQMYREKHRMEAFVRFEKTQDGLFHSTIDPDFDVLPLIAPHFTKRYADQRWLIFDKRRRYGLYYDLTRTDIVEFETSAPQRSTAVSATVLDEREPLFKLLWQSYFDHVNIPERKNMKLHRRHMPLRYWRYLSEKQPREQRFEPIRNKRPVQPGGPVISSGESVSGADEAGKG, encoded by the coding sequence ATGAGCCATTCCCTTTCGCCTCTCAACCGACCTTGTAACACTGCCGTTAGCTCGGCTGCCGGCCGCCGGTCCGGTGCTCCTCAGCTAACCAACCCGGCGCTGGACTATTCCTACGATGGGTCGTTTGAGGGCATGCTGACGGTGCTTTTCCAGATATACGACCGGAAGGCGGCTCCCAATACCATTCAGCCGGTAGGAGCCGTGCAGGGCGGCCTGTTTGTGATGCCCGTAGAAATTGATACCGATGAAACAGCCGCCGCCCGCGTGTGGGAAGGCCTGCTGCGCTATATGGACGCGGAGGCGCGCACGCGGCTGTTTCATACGTTTCTGAGTGAGCAGCCCGACCGGGAACTACTCATTTTCCGCTACGCCGATCTGGCCATGCGGGCCGGCCGCGACATTTCGGAAAACTACGCCGACGACAACGTGCGCCGCGTGCAGCGCTTGGCCCAGCAGATGTACCGCGAAAAGCACCGTATGGAAGCCTTTGTACGCTTCGAGAAAACCCAGGATGGTTTGTTCCACTCCACCATCGACCCGGATTTCGATGTGCTGCCTCTTATTGCGCCGCATTTCACCAAGCGCTACGCCGACCAACGCTGGCTGATTTTTGATAAGCGCCGCCGCTACGGCCTCTACTATGACCTCACGCGCACCGATATAGTAGAGTTTGAAACCAGTGCCCCGCAACGTAGCACGGCTGTTTCAGCCACGGTGCTCGACGAGCGGGAGCCGCTGTTCAAATTGCTCTGGCAGTCGTATTTCGACCATGTGAATATTCCGGAGCGCAAAAATATGAAGCTGCACCGCCGCCATATGCCGCTCCGCTACTGGCGTTACCTCAGTGAAAAGCAGCCTCGGGAGCAGCGTTTCGAGCCTATCCGCAACAAGCGCCCCGTGCAGCCCGGTGGCCCGGTTATTAGCTCTGGCGAGTCGGTGAGCGGTGCAGACGAAGCGGGAAAAGGCTAA
- a CDS encoding putative DNA modification/repair radical SAM protein encodes MNEQRIQEKLSILADAAKYDVSCSSSGGKRKNVDKGLGNAEGMGICHSYTEDGRCVSLLKILLTNHCIFDCAYCVSRRSNDVKRAAFTVDEVVDLTMNFYRRNYIEGLFLSSGIFSSPDYTMERLVRIIKKLRTEHKFNGYIHVKAIPGASEELIQEAGLYADRLSVNIELPSEMALQNLAPEKNYAEILTPMAQIRDGITQNKEEKALFKKVPQFATAGQSTQLIVGASAENDLQIINLSDSLYKGYGLKRVYYSGYIPVTDDARLPQVTQPPLIREHRLYQSDWLMRFYGFQADEILDPAHPFLDLEVDPKLAWALRNRHVFPVDINVADYEMILRIPGVGARSAKRIVAARRFSPLTLDHLHKFGVVLKRAKFFLTCRGQALSTRDYDEQTIRRQILFGAGSVRSALVTQQLDLFAQAS; translated from the coding sequence ATGAACGAACAGCGCATCCAGGAAAAGCTAAGCATATTGGCAGATGCCGCGAAGTACGATGTATCGTGCTCCAGCAGCGGCGGCAAGCGCAAGAACGTGGACAAGGGCCTGGGCAACGCCGAGGGCATGGGCATCTGCCACAGCTACACCGAGGATGGCCGTTGCGTGAGTCTGCTCAAGATTCTGCTCACCAACCACTGCATTTTCGACTGTGCGTATTGCGTATCGCGCCGCTCCAACGACGTGAAGCGTGCCGCCTTCACCGTGGATGAAGTCGTGGACCTGACCATGAACTTCTACCGCCGCAATTATATCGAAGGGCTGTTCCTGAGCAGCGGCATCTTCTCGTCGCCTGATTACACCATGGAGCGGCTTGTGCGCATCATCAAAAAGCTGCGCACCGAGCACAAGTTCAACGGCTATATCCACGTGAAAGCCATTCCGGGCGCTTCCGAGGAACTGATTCAGGAAGCTGGCTTGTACGCCGACCGCCTGAGCGTGAACATTGAGCTGCCTTCGGAAATGGCGTTGCAGAACTTGGCGCCCGAGAAAAACTACGCCGAGATTCTGACCCCGATGGCGCAAATCCGGGACGGCATCACGCAGAATAAAGAGGAAAAGGCGCTTTTCAAGAAAGTACCGCAGTTTGCTACGGCCGGCCAGAGCACGCAGCTTATTGTAGGCGCTTCCGCCGAAAACGACCTGCAAATCATCAACCTCTCCGACTCTCTCTACAAAGGCTACGGCCTGAAGCGCGTGTATTACTCCGGCTACATTCCCGTCACCGACGATGCCCGCCTGCCCCAGGTGACGCAGCCGCCACTCATCCGGGAGCACCGTCTCTATCAGTCCGACTGGCTCATGCGCTTCTACGGCTTCCAGGCCGACGAAATCCTGGATCCTGCACATCCGTTCCTCGACTTGGAAGTAGACCCCAAGCTGGCTTGGGCGCTACGCAACCGCCACGTGTTTCCGGTGGACATCAACGTGGCCGATTACGAAATGATACTGCGCATTCCTGGTGTGGGCGCACGGTCGGCGAAGCGCATTGTAGCGGCGCGCCGCTTCTCGCCGCTCACCCTCGACCATCTGCACAAGTTTGGAGTGGTGCTTAAGCGGGCCAAATTCTTCCTGACTTGCCGCGGCCAGGCTCTTTCCACCCGCGACTACGACGAGCAAACCATTCGCCGCCAGATTCTATTCGGGGCGGGCTCCGTCCGGTCGGCTCTAGTTACGCAGCAACTCGACCTGTTTGCGCAGGCATCTTAA